The DNA segment TGCATGGATGTATGATAAGTGTTATAGAGGAAGAGGTGCTTTGAAAGAGTCTTTTATATTGGGAGTTGAAGAGTTTATAACCAAAGCGTGCCAAAGAGAATGTTATCAGAATGATGGGGGAATACGATGTCCATGTAGTAAGTGTGATTGTACAAGAATTTTGGAGGAAAGACTTGTGAAGGTTCACCTCTACAAACATGATTTCAAATCTAATTATTGGATTTGGACTGATCATGGTGAAGACATGGTAGAAGGTGACTTGTATAATAAAGATAATTGCATGGCTTTGGGAATAACTGGAGGTGCACACAATCAATCACCAGATTACCAAGTTAGGTTGATGGAAGACATGGTGTTTGATGCTCTTAGGCAACAAGAGTCATTACGAGTACCAAATGTAGATAACATGGAAGAGCCTCCAAACGAAGAAACTGAAAGGTTTTATAAGCTTTTGTTGGATGCAAATACGCCATTGTATGCAGGGACATCAGAGTCCAAATTATCAATGTGTGTCAGGCTGTTAGCTTGCAAAGCCAATTGGAATATTCCTGACCAATGCTTAGAGtttatttcaaaaatgcttTTGGATGCAACACCAACCAAAATAGGTTTGCCTAAAAGTTATTATGATGCAAAAAGGCTAGTGTCGAAGTTGGGATTACAGGCTAAGAGGATTGATTGTTGTGTGGATGGTtgcatgctcttttatgataaCGAATACGGTAAAAATGACAGAGCGTTGTTTGAATGCAAATTTTGTCACAAGTCAAGGTACCGTTACCACAACACCGGAGCAAGTAACAAAAAACCAGTTGCTGTAAAGGCAATGTTCTATTTGCCAATAATTCCAAGGTTGCAAAGAATGTATGCTTCAACACAGACTGCGGGACAAATGACATGGCACTATGATAACAAAAGCAGTAATGGTGTTTTGCGTCATCCATGTGATGGCGAGGCTTGGAAGCACTTTGATACTGTTTATCCCAATTTTTCTGTGGAGGCACGCAATGTGCGACTAGGTTTATGCTCTGATGGTTTTAATCCATATGTGCAAGCATCAAATGCACCATATTCATGTTGGCCAATAATTGTGACCCCGTATAATCTTCCTCCTGAAATGTGCATGTCTAAACCTTATATGTTCTTGAGTTGTCTCATACCAGGCCCATTCAATCCAAAGGCGGGTATTGATGTATTTTTAGAGCCCTTGATAGACGACTTGAAGAAATTGTGGAGTGGTGTCCCAACATACGATATTTCAAGGAAAGAGAACTTCTTGATGAGGGAAATGTTATTGTGGACGATTAATGATTTTCCTGCATACGGTATGTTGTCTGGTTGGGGAACTCATGGTAAATTGGC comes from the Phaseolus vulgaris cultivar G19833 chromosome 8, P. vulgaris v2.0, whole genome shotgun sequence genome and includes:
- the LOC137824518 gene encoding uncharacterized protein, with the translated sequence MQENVYGGNDAQVPAENLKTPNECPAVGVELGGGGVDFGEEFPFKGGEWETHPYAVKHCLNMNQFPSNRAWMYDKCYRGRGALKESFILGVEEFITKACQRECYQNDGGIRCPCSKCDCTRILEERLVKVHLYKHDFKSNYWIWTDHGEDMVEGDLYNKDNCMALGITGGAHNQSPDYQVRLMEDMVFDALRQQESLRVPNVDNMEEPPNEETERFYKLLLDANTPLYAGTSESKLSMCVRLLACKANWNIPDQCLEFISKMLLDATPTKIGLPKSYYDAKRLVSKLGLQAKRIDCCVDGCMLFYDNEYGKNDRALFECKFCHKSRYRYHNTGASNKKPVAVKAMFYLPIIPRLQRMYASTQTAGQMTWHYDNKSSNGVLRHPCDGEAWKHFDTVYPNFSVEARNVRLGLCSDGFNPYVQASNAPYSCWPIIVTPYNLPPEMCMSKPYMFLSCLIPGPFNPKAGIDVFLEPLIDDLKKLWSGVPTYDISRKENFLMREMLLWTINDFPAYGMLSGWGTHGKLACPHCMEHSKAFRLHHGGKILGLIRIVDFYQMIMHLGGTRMHSIRGKLTWILHHLSSHLHKFGTE